The genomic region CTTTtctctaatttttgtatgtaattatTCATAGCTGGAGTAGGCTTCTCAATAAAAGTTTAttacaaaactaaatttttctatGATAAATCAGAATTGATTAGCCTTAGTGCAAAATCCAGTTAAAGTAACTTAAGGAGCTCTAGTCCTTTTTTTAcagtaaaaaaatgataaaaattattttaatttttaagctttttatataactttttttacatacaaaaataattttttttttttattttaaaaatggcgcttaagttgaccctcccgaaaaattggacctgaacggtgttgtccatttcggcttttctatttatttgaaacacaaaaacgaaaaaacttaTTAATCGGTATAACTGTAACTATGCCTcgtactaaaatataaaaaaaaaaatttgacaaaatgaatttgacactctaaaatttttttttttcagttttgtaataaaaaaaacacgaaataattaaaataataatatgattgtaTTATGCGCGATAGCCTTTGatattgtgaacaacatattaaaatttcagacgattcgcttgaatagtttgtttttttgttaaaaacaccaggtcgaaaaaagtcgtttcgagataaacgagtttaaagtttgaggtacaagaGCGCACGGACCGCTCTTTACcaagttaatgggctgtagaagttataatattgagaatttccgaatgcaaatttcacagtatattcttaagatactttactttcgaaatattaaaaaagaaaaacaatgttttggaaattctagaccaccgggaccccttaagtcgTTTTGCCAAAAGTCCACTGATATATACCTATAGGCATTTGTCTTAGCATTGatgtttgtatttgtatgtggaATTTATTCCTATTCGGACACGAATTCTCACTAATATAATTCGTACTGATAAACGCTTTGGCactagtgttcgctatcgtatTCCTATTCCATTTGCCACTTATCAGACTCAAGTTCTGTATTCCAAATAGAGGCAGCGGCAATTAAAGGAGCAGCTTATTGGTTACTCACTTTTGCAATAACAGTCAAAGAGGTTTCTATCTACTCCAGTGGCTGGGCTTGATGATGGTGTTCTTGAAGCTGGTTGAGGAATGTCTGACTTCACTTTCCATCGCATCCGAATTCATCGAATTCATCTGGCTATCTGGTTATAGCGCCATTGCAGGAAACAGCGAGGTGGAGGAACTAGCCAGACAGTGGAGCTGCTAGGAATTTATCCCGCAAAACGAGAGGTGAGCTTCGCGTCAACTACGCGAACGCTGGGCAAGCTTCTAAGGTCGCGAAACCTTTCTATTCACGAGTGgatcggaggcgttcgagggatctcTCAAGGTTAACAAAATCTCTGTCTCTTCGTGAGTGCCCCTTACAGAACCACGAGGTATACATGCTCTGAGACTCGGCACTACTTCGAGTCAGTtttatggaggatgaggtggaaccatctcagcaccttttccttagctgccctggTCTCGCGAGTCTAAGATTTCAATATCTTGGCTCTCATCTCTTTGCTacacctgctgatatagctgataacctgatgaacttcatcgGCAGTATGAATCGGCTAGCACCACCTTAAATCAGTCATCGTTCGGTCGTCTCCCCCTCCTCCTCTTACTTTCTGCACTCCTAGCCTTCTTATATCCCTTACAATGGTAGCACAAAGGACGAATTGTTGATTTTCGTCGAAGTGTGCCCTCTCTATGGGCAACCGTTTCAACTTAACCTAACATAACATTTGTACCCTTTCTATTACTAGCTCAATTTTTCCCTAccgaaatcaaatttatttcgcgaaaacaaaaaaaaattatataaaagcaTCTCTCCCAAAGATTTCATCatcaatcaaaaaatcaaaatcctcATATTTACTTGGTGTACCTTCCGCAGTTCATTTgcatcaatttttaattttccatacaCTTCCTCCGTCACAATTCAGTATTTCATAAATTACATGGTGAAAAACATCATAAATTTTTCGTTcgcttttcaaacaaaattgtctATAAATCTTTTTGTGATTAATTTAACTTCAAGCCATTTATTGTTCGTCCACCGAAAACAACGAAATTCAAAATTACCAGTCGTTCCAGAAAGAATCCTCTAAATACATGCGCAGATACTTGACCAATAGTCGcgtaaataaaacagaaacagcGGCGGAGTGTTTGAATTGCAGCGACACCCGTACGCGGTCTTACACCAAAGGTCATTAGCAGCTGATCAGAGAATTTTCCAAGCGGCAAAATGTCCGGGCTTTCCATGGTATTCAATGGCCTTTTGGTGGGTGCCTCAGGATTTGCTTTATATACGATGCCGCCCGCCGAGCATCCTTATGCTTTCTCGGCGTGCGCCTTTGGACTCTGTCATGGTCTGCTCGGCATGATACACTACTACAAGCAGGATAGCGAAGATTGCAGCAAGATTCATGATGTATCTACCAGCGTTATGGAGATTATACAGTTGCCACTGATAAATATTGAATTGTACTTGGCTTCATCTGAGAGTAGCGCCTTAGCCTTGGGACATGGACTGTTCGTCATACCGCTAGCCTTCGATCTAATTGCCAAACTCTTTACGGAGGAGGGCGACGATAGCAACACAAACACACTGAAGGATCTTACAATACTGGGCAATATCATGTCCTTGACATTCTTGGCCGTGAAT from Anastrepha obliqua isolate idAnaObli1 chromosome 2, idAnaObli1_1.0, whole genome shotgun sequence harbors:
- the LOC129237995 gene encoding uncharacterized protein LOC129237995, producing MSGLSMVFNGLLVGASGFALYTMPPAEHPYAFSACAFGLCHGLLGMIHYYKQDSEDCSKIHDVSTSVMEIIQLPLINIELYLASSESSALALGHGLFVIPLAFDLIAKLFTEEGDDSNTNTLKDLTILGNIMSLTFLAVNESNYTYVSMAITAFLTKYGAILLDSYWEGSLENTVLTGYSLFTFLANYAITEKPEWLSMK